A stretch of DNA from Dehalobacterium formicoaceticum:
GTGAACCAGTACCGTGAGGGAAAGGTGAAAAGAACCCCGGGAGGGGAGTGAAAAAGAACCTGAAACCGTATGCTTACAAACTGTCAGAGCACTATATATGTGTGATGGCGTACCTTTTGTAGAATGGACCGGCGAGTTACGATAACGAGCGAGGTTAAGTCGAGAAGACGGAGCCGAAGCGAAAGCGAGTCTTAATAGGGCGAAGAGTTCGTTGTTGTAGACCCGAAACTTGGTGATCTACCCATGGTCAGGGTGAAGCTCAGGTAAGACTGAGTGGAGGCCCGAACCGACTTACGTTGAAAAGTGAGCGGATGAATTGTGGGTAGGGGTGAAATGCCAATCGAACCAAGAGATAGCTGGTTCTCCCCGAAATAGCTTTAGGGCTAGCCTCAAGAGATGATTTATGGCGGTAGAGCACTGTTCGAGCTAGGGGCCTAACCAGGTTACCGAACTCTCACAAACTGCGAATGCCATAAATTTAGCTTGGGAGTCAGACTGTGGGGGATAAGCTTCATAGTCGAAAGGGAAACAGCCCAGATCGACAGCTAAGGTCCCAAAGTGTGTGCTAAGTGGAAAAGGATGTAGAGTTGCTAAAACAACCAGGATGTTGGCTTAGAAGCAGCCACCATTTAAAGAGTGCGTAATAGCTCACTGGTCGAGTGACCCTGCGCCGAAAATGTAACGGGGCTCAAGCACACCACCGAAGCTTCGGGATTGTAGAAATACAATCGGTAGGGGAGCGTACTCAGCGCGTTGAAGGTTGACCGGAAGGACAGCTGGAGAGTTGAGTAGTGAGAATGCCGGTATGAGTAAGCGAAAAGGCAGGTGAGAATCCTGCCCGCCAAAAACCTAAGGGTTCCTGGGGAAGGCTCGTCCGCCCAGGGTAAGTCAGGACCTAAGTCGAGGCGAAAAGCGTAGATGATGGACAATCGGTAAATATTCCGATACCACCTGGATCCGTTTGAAGGAAGGGGTGACACAGGAGGGTAGGTCAAGCGCACCGTTGGTAGAGTGCGTCCAAGCCAGTAGGGAGAAAGATAGGAAAAACCGTCTTTCAAAAATCCTGAGAGGTGATGGGGAGCGAAAATAAGTAGCGAACTGATTGATCCCACACTGTCAAGAAAAGCCTCTAACGAGGAGCCAGGTGCCTGTACCGTAAACCGACACAGGTAGGTGGGGTGAGAATCCTAAGGCGCGCGAGAGAACCCTTGTTAAGGAACTCGGCAAAATGACCCCGTAACTTCGGGAGAAGGGGTGCCTTTGTAGTGTGAGGTTTTTAACAGACTGAGCATGAAGAGGCCGCAGAGAAAAGGCCCAAGCGACTGTTTAGCAAAAACACAGGTGCCTGCAAAGTCGAAAGACGACGTATAGGTGCTGACGCCTGCCCGGTGCTGGAAGGTTAAGAGGAGAGGTCAACCGAAAGGTGAAGCTTTGAATTGAAGCCCCAGTAAACGGCGGCCGTAACTATAACGGTCCTAAGGTAGCGAAATTCCTTGTCGGGTAAGTTCCGACCCGCACGAAAGGCGTAACGATTTGGGCACTGTCTCAACAAGGGACTCGGCGAAATTGTAATACCGGTGAAGATACCGGTTACCTGCGACAGGACAGAAAGACCCCGTGGAGCTTTACTGCAGCCTGACATTGGATTTTGGTATATCACGTACAGGATAGGTGGGAGACTAAGAATCTGGAACGCCAGTTTCAGAGGAGTCGACGGTGGGATACCACTCTTGATGTGCTGAAATTCTAACTTCAAGCCGTAAGCCGGCTGAAGGACATTGTCAGGTGGGCAGTTTGACTGGGGCGGTCGCCTCCCAAAGAGTAACGGAGGCGCCCAAAGGTTCCCTCAGCGCGGATGGAAATCGCGCGAAGAGTGTAAAGGCAGAAGGGAGCTTGACTGCGAGAGAGACATCTCGAGCAGGGACGAAAGTCGGGCTTAGTGATCCGGCGGTACCGAGTGGAAGGGCCGTCGCTCAACGGATAAAAGCTACCCCGGGGATAACAGGCTTATCTCCCCCAAGAGTCCACATCGACGGGGAGGTTTGGCACCTCGATGTCGGCTCATCGCATCCTGGGGCTGTAGTAGGTCCCAAGGGTTGGGCTGTTCGCCCATTAAAGCGGTACGTGAGCTGGGTTCAGAACGTCGTGAGACAGTTCGGTCCCTATCCGTCGCAGGCGGAGGAAATTTGAGAGGCACTGTCCCTAGTACGAGAGGACCGGGATGGACAGACCACTGGTGTACCAGTTATCCTGCCAAGGGTACAGCTGGGTAGCTAAGTCTGGCAGGGATAAGCGCTGAAAGCATCTAAGCGCGAAGCCCCCCTTAAGATAAGATTTCCCACAGCGAAAGCTGATAAGACCCCAGAAAGACGAACTGGTAGATAGGCCGGGTGTGGAAGGGCAGTAATGTCCGGAGCTGACCGGTACTAATAGGTCGAGGACTTGACCTTAAAGAGAATCTTAAGCATAAAATTTGCTCACTGTGTAGTTTTGAGAGAACAGTTGTAGATTGTTCCGGGTAGTTGATGGTTGGCAAAAATATTTTTTTCCTAACCAACTAACCAACTGTCTACCAACCAACTGAATACATTTTCCTGGTGATGATGGCGGAGAGGCCCCACCTGTATCCATTCCGAACACAGAAGTTAAGCTCTCCAGCGCCGATAGTACTTGGGACGCAGGTCCCTGGGAGGGTAGGTCGTTGCCAGGTTCTAATTTTATAAAGATTGATCCCTGATAGCTCAATGGTAGAGCACTCGGCTGTTAACCGAGTTGTTGTTGGTTCGAGTCCAACTCGGGGAGCCATTTTTAAAAAAACTCTTACTTTTTGTAAGGGTTTTTTTATTTATAAAATAAAAGACCGTAAAAATAGAAGATATTTATTGAATTTGCATAAAAAATACTATAAATATCTAAAATATAACTTATTTGACTGGTTGCATGTTTCAAACGGTCATGGTTATAATAAATTAAGGTCAATAAAAGTCAGGAGATCAACTAAGGTCAAATGATTGGAGTGATACGATGAGTATATTAGCAGATGAAATAGAAAGATATTTAAAAGGATTGTTAGAAACGAGCATGGAAGGATTTCTGGAAATCAAAAGAAATGATCTGGCTGAAAAATTCATGTGTGTACCTTCTCAGATAAACTATGTTTTGGAGACCAGATTCAGTAATAATCAGGGTTATCATATTGAAAGCCGTCGGGGAGGCGGTGGGTTTATCAGGATAGTCAAGCTGGTGGTACAGCAGGACGATGATTTATTGAACTTAGTTAACAGTACCGAAGGAAAATTAATCTCTCAAAAATCTGGAGAAGGTTTAATTACTCGTTTGGAAGAAGAGGGTTTTTTGACTAAAAAAGAGGGCATTATCCTTAAATCCATTATCGATAAAAATACTATCCTCCTGGATGCTCCGGAACGAGATCTATTGAGAGGAAGGATCCTGAGGTCGGTATTAATTTCTTTATTAAGGGAGGATTTATAATGCTCTGTGATAAATGTAAGCAAAACCAGGCCACGATGCATTTTACGAAGATTATTAACAATGAAAAATATGAACAACATCTATGCGAAGAGTGCGCTCATGGTTCTTCACCCTTTGCCGGGGGGATGGATCCTAAATTTTCTTTTAACAACTTTTTATCTAATTTCCTGACCCATGATCCGGCAATTTCAGGTATGAAGCATACCGATAAATTGGAAAGGTGTGAGAATTGCGGCTTAACCTACGATCAGTTTGCTGAAGGAGGAAAATTAGGCTGCAGCAACTGCTATAGCGTATTTCAGGATAAACTAAATCCATTAATTAGGAGAATTCATAGTTCAGAAATCCATAAGGGTAAGGTACCGGAGCGAACGGGTGGTCACCTGAAGATCTTAAAAGAAATAGATTCTCTGAAAAGTGAACTTAATACCTTAATCAGCAAAGAAGAATTTGAAAAAGCCGCAGTGGTGCGGGATAAAATAAAAGATTTAGAGATGAAAATGGCGGATTGAGGAGATGATAGAGATGGATCGAGGCGATATTTTTTCCCGGCCTGATAGTAAATGGACTGAAGGAAAGGGACCCGATGCAGATATTGTGATCAGCAGCAGGGTGAGATTAGCCCGAAATATTAAAAATATGCCTTTTCCTTATATGCTTAGTGAGGAAAAGGAACAGGAAATATTAAATGCTATCAAGGACATTATTGAAACACCTGGTTTTAGAGAAAAGATGGGCACTTTTTATTATATTCCTTTAAATGAAATCGACCAGTTAGAAAAACAAATGCTGGTGGAGAAACATTTGATCAGTCCCCAGTTTGCCCAAAGTAAAGGTTATAAGGGTGTCATCGTGCGCGAAGATGAATCCCTGAGTATCATGGTAAATGAGGAAGATCATTTTCGTATCCAATGCCTCCTTCCCGCGATGCAGTTAAATGATGCCTGGGTTCTTGCCAATCAAATGGACGACATTTTAGAACAGACCTTGGAATTTGCCTTTGATAAAGAAAAAGGATATTTGACTTCTTGCCCTACCAATGTAGGAACGGGCATGCGGGCTTCAGTTATGCTGCATTTGCCCGGATTGGTCTTTACACGCATGGGATACCAGATTTTTTCTACCATGGGTCAGATTGGTCTGACGGTGCGGGGCATGTATGGGGAGGGTTCAGAGGCCTCAGGGAACCTATTTCAAATTTCCAATCAGGTAACCTTAGGTTTAACGGAAGAAGATATTATAAATCATCTCACCTCAGTGACCCTTCAGGTCATTGATCAGGAAAGGAACGCCCGTAATCTGTTCCTGAAAGAAGGCAAGGATCAATTGGAAGACAGAGTGTGGCGAGCTTATGGGATTCTCTCCCATGCCAGAAATATTTCTTCCCAGGAAGCAATGAAATTATTATCGGATTTACGTCTGGGAATTGACTTGAATCTTATTCAAGGCATTGATCCCACTGTATTTAATAACTTAATGGTTGCTACACAGATGGCTTTTTTGCAGCAAAAGGGCAAAGGGGAGATGCAGCCTCATTTGCGGGATCAGATTAGAGCAGCGACCATTAGGGAGAAAATAACCAAAAAAAACGGAGGTCATGAGTCATGTTAAATAGGTTTACGGAAAGAGCACAAAAGGTCCTTTATTTGGCTCAGGTAGAAGCAAAAAGGTTAAATCATCCTTCTGTGGCCACGGAGCATATATTATTAGGACTTTTAAAGGAAGGTGAGGGGATTGCTGCCAAGGTACTTCAGCAATTAGGTGTCAACTTGGACGGGGCAGCCGCTGATATTAGTAAAATGCTGGTTAACTCCCAAGGGACAGAAGGTGTCGAGCCCGGTTTTACACCCCGGGTCAAGAAGGTATTGGAATTGGCCGGGGAAGAAGCTTTAGCCCAGGGCGTAAATTATATTGCGACGGAACATATTTTACTGGGCTTAATTAAAGAAGGGGAGGGTTTGGCTGCCCGTATCCTGATTTCTTCCGGCATAACTTTAGAAGCAGTAAGAAATAAAATGATGGAAATGCAAGGGGGAGTATCCCAATCCAACGGCAGTAACGGCATGATGGATGGCAAGCCCCAGGCAGGGAAAAAAGGAAAACCAGCCTCGAATACACCTTCTTTAGATAGTTACAGCAGGGATTTAACTGAGATGGCACGACAGGGAAAACTGGATCCCGTTATCGGCCGGGCTAAAGAGATTCAGAGGGTGATTCAGGTTTTGAGCCGCCGTACCAAAAATAACCCGGTTTTAATTGGTGAACCTGGTGTGGGGAAAACCGCGATTGCAGAAGGCCTGGCTGAGAAAATTATCGAGGGGAAAGTGCCGGAAACTATAAAAGATAAGCGGGTTGTGACCTTGGACATGTCTTCTTTGGTAGCAGGATCCAAGTATCGTGGAGAGTTTGAGGAAAGATTAAAAAAGGTGATGGATGAGGTCCGGGAAGCTGAAAATGTCATTCTCTTTATTGATGAACTGCATACACTGATCGGTGCCGGAGCGGCAGAAGGGGCAATTGATGCTGCCAACATTTTAAAACCTGCTTTGGCACGTGGAGAACTGCAATGCATTGGGGCGACAACCTTAGATGAGTATCGCAAGCATATTGAAAAGGATGCTGCTTTAGAAAGAAGATTCCAACCGATCACGGTGGATGAACCAACTCCGGAGGATACCCTGGAAATTTTGCGGGGTCTGCGGGATCGCTATGAAGCGCACCATCGGGTAAAGATCACGGACGAAGCCTTGGAAGCGGCCGTAAATCTTTCCCATCGATATATCACAGATCGTTTTCTTCCCGATAAAGCCATTGACCTGATGGACGAAGCTTCTTCCAAGGTGCGGCTATCGGTGCATACCGCTCCTCCTGATTTGAAGCAGCAAGAGGAAAAATTAGAGTCCCTCAGAAAAGAAAAAGATGCTGCCATTAATGCCCAGGAATTTGAAAAAGCGGCGCAGCTGAGAGATAAAGAAAAGGCAGCAGCAGAAGAACTAAATAGCTTAAAGCAGCAGTGGACGAAAGAAAAAGAAGAGGAAAAATGGGTCGTGCGGGCGGAAGATATTGCCCAGGTTTTATCCAATTGGACAGGTATTCCTGTGAACAAGATGCAGCAGGAGGAAAAAGACCGTTTACTCAACTTAGAGGAAATTCTTCATGCCAGAGTCATCGGGCAGGATGAAGGGGTTAAAGCGATTTCCCGTGCTCTGCGCAGAGCTCA
This window harbors:
- a CDS encoding ATP-dependent Clp protease ATP-binding subunit produces the protein MLNRFTERAQKVLYLAQVEAKRLNHPSVATEHILLGLLKEGEGIAAKVLQQLGVNLDGAAADISKMLVNSQGTEGVEPGFTPRVKKVLELAGEEALAQGVNYIATEHILLGLIKEGEGLAARILISSGITLEAVRNKMMEMQGGVSQSNGSNGMMDGKPQAGKKGKPASNTPSLDSYSRDLTEMARQGKLDPVIGRAKEIQRVIQVLSRRTKNNPVLIGEPGVGKTAIAEGLAEKIIEGKVPETIKDKRVVTLDMSSLVAGSKYRGEFEERLKKVMDEVREAENVILFIDELHTLIGAGAAEGAIDAANILKPALARGELQCIGATTLDEYRKHIEKDAALERRFQPITVDEPTPEDTLEILRGLRDRYEAHHRVKITDEALEAAVNLSHRYITDRFLPDKAIDLMDEASSKVRLSVHTAPPDLKQQEEKLESLRKEKDAAINAQEFEKAAQLRDKEKAAAEELNSLKQQWTKEKEEEKWVVRAEDIAQVLSNWTGIPVNKMQQEEKDRLLNLEEILHARVIGQDEGVKAISRALRRAHSGLKDPKRPVGSFIFLGPTGVGKTELARALAESMFGSEDALIRIDMSEYMEKHAVSRLVGAPPGYVGYEEGGQLTEAVRRKPYSVVLLDEIEKAHPEVFNILLQVLEDGRLTDSKGRTVDFRNTVIIMTSNVGATTIRKETKLGFTSTVSADDDYNAMRDRIMEEMKRTFRPEFLNRIDEIIVFHALNQDHIGEIVTLMINELNKRVEEQGFTLEVTAEAKSFLAREGYDEVFGARPLRRAILRFVEDPLSEALLKQEFQEGDRILVDLKDDQIVLGKKEGILSGATN
- a CDS encoding protein arginine kinase — encoded protein: MDRGDIFSRPDSKWTEGKGPDADIVISSRVRLARNIKNMPFPYMLSEEKEQEILNAIKDIIETPGFREKMGTFYYIPLNEIDQLEKQMLVEKHLISPQFAQSKGYKGVIVREDESLSIMVNEEDHFRIQCLLPAMQLNDAWVLANQMDDILEQTLEFAFDKEKGYLTSCPTNVGTGMRASVMLHLPGLVFTRMGYQIFSTMGQIGLTVRGMYGEGSEASGNLFQISNQVTLGLTEEDIINHLTSVTLQVIDQERNARNLFLKEGKDQLEDRVWRAYGILSHARNISSQEAMKLLSDLRLGIDLNLIQGIDPTVFNNLMVATQMAFLQQKGKGEMQPHLRDQIRAATIREKITKKNGGHESC
- a CDS encoding CtsR family transcriptional regulator, which encodes MSILADEIERYLKGLLETSMEGFLEIKRNDLAEKFMCVPSQINYVLETRFSNNQGYHIESRRGGGGFIRIVKLVVQQDDDLLNLVNSTEGKLISQKSGEGLITRLEEEGFLTKKEGIILKSIIDKNTILLDAPERDLLRGRILRSVLISLLREDL
- a CDS encoding UvrB/UvrC motif-containing protein; amino-acid sequence: MLCDKCKQNQATMHFTKIINNEKYEQHLCEECAHGSSPFAGGMDPKFSFNNFLSNFLTHDPAISGMKHTDKLERCENCGLTYDQFAEGGKLGCSNCYSVFQDKLNPLIRRIHSSEIHKGKVPERTGGHLKILKEIDSLKSELNTLISKEEFEKAAVVRDKIKDLEMKMAD